In Haliscomenobacter hydrossis DSM 1100, the DNA window TTGTGGTCTTGTCGCAGGATTTGACCAAGTGTAGGGATGAGGAGATTTTGGGGACGAAGGTGCTGAAGACTGTGGTGGGGGGAAAGTCCAAATTCAACGCCCAATAGCAAGACTCAATTTCCAAGGGGTAGCTGAAAATGGTTCGTTTGCCCAAAAATACATGCGCGGATGAAGAGGATAATATTCCAGCCTCCGAAAATAGCAGTCGCGTAGCGACGAACCATTTTGTAGCGGTGGGTTTTAACCCGCCGATAAAATAGTTGGGTTTTTTTAATGGCGTGCCGTAGGTACGATTCATTTTAATGCAATTGGATCGTACCTACGGCACGCCAAAATATCTTTTTGTGCATTGACGGCGGATTAAAATCCGCCGCTACAAAATGGGTCATCGCTACGCGATGTGTCGGTTTGGATTGGCATATTACGGGAATCGAATAGGTGCTGTTTGGGGAATAGTCACCCGCTCGCGACAGCGAGCATTTTGGGGTCGACGAGCACCCACGGAGTGGTGATTATGTATTTGATTATCAGTTTTTTATTTTGCTCATGGGCCTATTTAGATGGAACAGGCCAACTGTCTGGAGGAAGAAACAAGACTACTCGAAAACCAACATCATTCTCGCTAATTGATGGGGAGATTGCAAGGCGATTCGAAGAGCGACAATTTTTTAAGTCTGAGAACCAACTTCCGCCACGAACAATGCCTTGAGCAGTTTGTTCGGACTTCCAGGGATTCATTCTTATTCCATGTGTTCTACATTCATGATAGAATTTTGCACCAAAATAATCATGACACCATTCCCATACATTACCGTGCATATCGAACACCCCCCAGGAGTTTGGAGGAAAACTACCAGTCGGTTTAGTACGACCAAGGTGATTGTTAAAATTAGATTGGCTTTGAGTAAGCGTGTTTCCAGTATAAAAGCAACTAGTTGTACCCGCCCGACAAGCGTATTCCCATTCAGCTTCACTGGGCAAGCGAAATCCATGAACCTGTGAAAGTTCAGTTGTCACTTTACCATTAAAGTCCAGTAACTCGCCTTTAGAGCTATAGGTACAGGGAAAACCATACGTGACATTCCAATAGTTACAAAAAGCGATGGCATCGTTCCAACTGACGTGGATTACTGGGCATTTTTTGTCATTTTGAAGCTCACCCTTTTCGTTACAACTCCAATTGACCCCAGTTTTTATATTTGCCACATTGTTTTTATGCGAAACATTACTTCCCCCATGTTTATCTGCATCTGTCCTATATCCACTTCCATAGATAAATTCTTCGAACTGAGCTAGAGTTACGACATATTTGCACATATAAAAATCCGAGACCCGAACTTGATGTTGTGGTTTCTCCCAAGTGCTTGCATCAGGATCATCATCAGACGCACCCATCATAAACTCCCCACCTTTAATCAAGACAAAATCCTTAAGCATCTCCTTAAACCGCGATTTCGTCTCCTCTAAATAATCCGCCAATTCCCGCACACTCATCGCCTGTCCATGTTCAGCAAAAATCTCATCCTTAAACTTTAGCCACTGCGCAGGCTTCCATTCCCCCTGATGATTTGCCACAAATGCTTTGGTGGCTTTCGGAATATGCACGGAGATGGCCTCTTGTCGAACCTTGTTTTCCTCCACCATTTCCTCCAAAACCCGCAACAAACTCCAATCGTCATAAGCACCAAAAGTTTGCACTACTGTTTCATGCAATTCCACAAAAGCATTCGTTGGATGGTCGTCGCCGTATTTTTGGACAAAATCCTGGAGAAGTTTGGAGGTTTTTAGTTGTTCGGTGATGGTTTTTGAAGCAGTAGAACCTGCCCAAACGGATGCTGGCAATTGCTCGATGAT includes these proteins:
- a CDS encoding SUMF1/EgtB/PvdO family nonheme iron enzyme: MMTKLGAQHLIAKGKLPEAIEATLTLLNDYLSKHADDAFTLDLRNALISNAGKLAELSQNKIKGIVHRDDESLIFSRVNAAVLDIIEQLPASVWAGSTASKTITEQLKTSKLLQDFVQKYGDDHPTNAFVELHETVVQTFGAYDDWSLLRVLEEMVEENKVRQEAISVHIPKATKAFVANHQGEWKPAQWLKFKDEIFAEHGQAMSVRELADYLEETKSRFKEMLKDFVLIKGGEFMMGASDDDPDASTWEKPQHQVRVSDFYMCKYVVTLAQFEEFIYGSGYRTDADKHGGSNVSHKNNVANIKTGVNWSCNEKGELQNDKKCPVIHVSWNDAIAFCNYWNVTYGFPCTYSSKGELLDFNGKVTTELSQVHGFRLPSEAEWEYACRAGTTSCFYTGNTLTQSQSNFNNHLGRTKPTGSFPPNSWGVFDMHGNVWEWCHDYFGAKFYHECRTHGIRMNPWKSEQTAQGIVRGGSWFSDLKNCRSSNRLAISPSISENDVGFRVVLFLPPDSWPVPSK